A section of the Labrus mixtus chromosome 15, fLabMix1.1, whole genome shotgun sequence genome encodes:
- the LOC132989821 gene encoding phospholipase A and acyltransferase 2-like: MEYKDQIDELVATAKFGDLIEFCYPIGYSHWGVYDEDGYVIHFAVAEEGQLMNKVRTYLQALIPVCGDLLLGVTKIRRMPIGEVTVPEGTHVSIANNRHAFRATEQKDMRRRRDALLDQELTYRLLTLNCEHFATFVRYGKAVCNQIPAKSKNVECQVATAAFSEIVSSNDTTKDLFG; the protein is encoded by the exons ATGGAGTACAAGGATCAG ATTGATGAACTTGTTGCCACTGCCAAATTTGGAGACCTGATAGAGTTTTGCTACCCCATCGGATATTCACACTGGGGAGTGTATGATGAAGATGGATACGTCATCCATTTTGCTGTTGCAG AGGAGGGACAACTCATGAACAAAGTACGGACCTACCTACAAGCATTGATCCCGGTATGTGGGGACCTTCTTCTGGGCGTCACCAAGATCCGCAGAATGCCAATCGGTGAGGTGACTGTTCCAGAAGGAACCCACGTCTCCATCGCCAACAACCGCCACGCCTTCAGAGCAACAGAGCAGAAGGACATGAGGCGACGGCGAGATGCCCTTCTTGATCAGGAACTCACATACAGACTCCTCACTCTCAACTGCGAGCACTTTGCCACCTTTGTACGCTACGGGAAAGCTGTGTGCAACCAG ATTCCTGCAAAATCAAAGAACGTGGAGTGTCAGGTGGCAACCGCAGCCTTCAGCGAAATTGTCAGCTCAAACGATACAACTAAAGATCTTTTTGGATGA